A window from Phalacrocorax aristotelis chromosome 5, bGulAri2.1, whole genome shotgun sequence encodes these proteins:
- the METTL8 gene encoding tRNA N(3)-cytidine methyltransferase METTL8, mitochondrial isoform X1, whose product MGSLNKMNFITRLSALCLRKSKTPKSCNRHQSSRRPAVPLGSRILTDPSKVFEHNMWDHMQWSQEEEENAKEKAAENSLVKVQWEDQDKYEREASKYWNEFYKTHKNNFFKDRNWLFLEFPEILPEKRREELKTEARSSECTKINSADRFSHKNEMFEEGEKYWKKNDGGGSTSVQGYVYNKNEAKSLTDNPQVKNCGEELGGLESFPGSDATYRILEVGCGAGNSVFPILKVLCNTPGTFLYCCDFASGAVELVKSHSSYNSAWCSAFVHDVCDDALPYPFPDEILDVILLVFVLSTIHPDRMQGVVNRLAKLLKPGGMLLFRDYGRYDTAQLRFKKGHCLSENFYVRGDGTRVYFFTKDEVWNMFNLAGLTEVQNLVDRRLQVNRKKKVKMQRVWIQSKFQKPLLLSLNNPEETTER is encoded by the exons ATGGG GTCTCTGAACAAAATGAATTTCATTACAAGACTTTCTGCTTTATGTCTGAGGAAAAGTAAGACACCAAAGTCTTGCAATAGGCACCAAAGTAGTAGACGACCAGCTGTTCCACTTGGATCACGGATTTTAACTGATCCTTCTAAGGTTTTTGAGCATAACATGTG GGACCACATGCAGTGGTCAcaagaagaagaggagaatgccaaggaaaaagcagcagagaactCACTGGTGAAAGTCCAATGGGAAGATCAGG aTAAATATGAGAGAGAAGCCAGTAAATATTGGAATGAATTTTACAAAActcataaaaataactttttcaagGATCGCAATTGGCTGTTTCTGGAGTTTCCAGaaattcttccagaaaaaaggagagaagagttgaaaacagaagcaagatCTTCAgaatgcacaaaaataaatagtgcCGACAGGTTTTCgcacaaaaatgaaatgtttgaggaaggggaaaaatattggaagaaaaatgatggAGGTGGTTCTACTTCTGTACAAGGATATGTATATAATAAAAACGAAGCAAAATCTCTTACTGATAATCCTCAGGTTAAAAACTGTGGAGAAGAACTTGGCGGACTAGAATCCTTCCCTGGTAGCGATGCCACTTACAGAATATTAGAG GTTGGTTGtggtgctggaaacagtgtctTTCCTATTTTGAAAGTTCTATG cAATACACCTGGAACCTTTCTGTACTGTTGTGATTTTGCTTCAGGAGCAGTGGAGCTGGTAAAG TCACATTCGTCCTACAATTCAGCCTGGTGTTCTGCCTTTGTTCATGATGTGTGTGATGATGCTTTACCCTATCCTTTTCCAGATGAGATCCTGGATGTCATTCTCCTTGTCTTTGTGCTCTCTACTATTCATCCTGACAG GATGCAAGGGGTTGTAAATAGGTTGGCTAAACTACTGAAACCTGGAGGAATGTTGTTATTTCGAGACTATGGAAGATATGATACAGCTCAACTTCgttttaaaaaag GTCATTGCTTGTCAGAAAATTTTTATGTACGAGGGGATGGAACCAGAGTATATTTCTTTACCAAAG ATGAGGTATGGAACATGTTCAACTTGGCTGGATTAACTGAAGTACAGAATTTAGTTGATCGGCGACTACAagtaaacaggaagaaaaaagtgaaaatgcagCGAGTTTGGATACAAAGCAAGTTCCAAAAACCATTGCTGCTATCTCTGAATAACCctgaagaaacaacagaaagatAG
- the METTL8 gene encoding tRNA N(3)-cytidine methyltransferase METTL8, mitochondrial isoform X2, with protein MGDHMQWSQEEEENAKEKAAENSLVKVQWEDQDKYEREASKYWNEFYKTHKNNFFKDRNWLFLEFPEILPEKRREELKTEARSSECTKINSADRFSHKNEMFEEGEKYWKKNDGGGSTSVQGYVYNKNEAKSLTDNPQVKNCGEELGGLESFPGSDATYRILEVGCGAGNSVFPILKVLCNTPGTFLYCCDFASGAVELVKSHSSYNSAWCSAFVHDVCDDALPYPFPDEILDVILLVFVLSTIHPDRMQGVVNRLAKLLKPGGMLLFRDYGRYDTAQLRFKKGHCLSENFYVRGDGTRVYFFTKDEVWNMFNLAGLTEVQNLVDRRLQVNRKKKVKMQRVWIQSKFQKPLLLSLNNPEETTER; from the exons ATGGG GGACCACATGCAGTGGTCAcaagaagaagaggagaatgccaaggaaaaagcagcagagaactCACTGGTGAAAGTCCAATGGGAAGATCAGG aTAAATATGAGAGAGAAGCCAGTAAATATTGGAATGAATTTTACAAAActcataaaaataactttttcaagGATCGCAATTGGCTGTTTCTGGAGTTTCCAGaaattcttccagaaaaaaggagagaagagttgaaaacagaagcaagatCTTCAgaatgcacaaaaataaatagtgcCGACAGGTTTTCgcacaaaaatgaaatgtttgaggaaggggaaaaatattggaagaaaaatgatggAGGTGGTTCTACTTCTGTACAAGGATATGTATATAATAAAAACGAAGCAAAATCTCTTACTGATAATCCTCAGGTTAAAAACTGTGGAGAAGAACTTGGCGGACTAGAATCCTTCCCTGGTAGCGATGCCACTTACAGAATATTAGAG GTTGGTTGtggtgctggaaacagtgtctTTCCTATTTTGAAAGTTCTATG cAATACACCTGGAACCTTTCTGTACTGTTGTGATTTTGCTTCAGGAGCAGTGGAGCTGGTAAAG TCACATTCGTCCTACAATTCAGCCTGGTGTTCTGCCTTTGTTCATGATGTGTGTGATGATGCTTTACCCTATCCTTTTCCAGATGAGATCCTGGATGTCATTCTCCTTGTCTTTGTGCTCTCTACTATTCATCCTGACAG GATGCAAGGGGTTGTAAATAGGTTGGCTAAACTACTGAAACCTGGAGGAATGTTGTTATTTCGAGACTATGGAAGATATGATACAGCTCAACTTCgttttaaaaaag GTCATTGCTTGTCAGAAAATTTTTATGTACGAGGGGATGGAACCAGAGTATATTTCTTTACCAAAG ATGAGGTATGGAACATGTTCAACTTGGCTGGATTAACTGAAGTACAGAATTTAGTTGATCGGCGACTACAagtaaacaggaagaaaaaagtgaaaatgcagCGAGTTTGGATACAAAGCAAGTTCCAAAAACCATTGCTGCTATCTCTGAATAACCctgaagaaacaacagaaagatAG